The following DNA comes from Acidobacteriota bacterium.
TGCCGACGTCGCGGTCTACCGGCCGGACGGCGGCTACTGGTTCATCCTGACGTCCGCATCGGGGTTCAGCACGTCCCGATTCTTCTCGTGGGGCGCACCGAACGACCGTCCGGTGCCCGCGGACTACGACGGAGACGGCATCGACGACATCGCGGTGTACCGCTCTTCCAACGGCGGCTGGTACGTCTTGAAATCGAGCGCCGGGTTCACCGCATCCGCCGCCTACCTCTGGGGACAGCCGGCGGACGTTCCGATACTGGCCGGGCGGTGATCGAAGCGGGAGCTGACGGGGTTGTGGGTCGCGCGATCACGGCTCGCGACGATGCGCTTCGCTCGTCGCCGCCCGCTCGAGCGCGGAGACGATGCGTTCGGCGGCGTGGCCGTCGCCGTACACGGTGACGGCCCGCGCCATCGCACGGTAGGCATCGTCATCGTCCAGGAGCCTCACGGACGCGTCGACGATGCGGTCGCGATCGGTGCCGACGATGGCTGCGACGCCTGCGGCCACGCCTTCTGGACGTTCGGTCGCGTCGCGCAATACCAGGACCGGCTTGCCAAGGCTGGGCGCTTCCTCCTGGATGCCGCCGGAATCGGTCAGCACGAAGTGCGCGCGGCGCAGGGCGTCGACGAGGTCCGGATACGGCAGCGGCTTCACGAGACGGACGTTCGAGCATCCTGAGAGCGCCCGCGTCACCTCGCCCAGCACGTTCGGATTGGGATGAACGGGAAACAGGAACTCGACGCGGTCGCGATAACGGTCCGCCAGCCACCGCAGCGCGCCGCACACGTCGGCGAGCGGCCGGCCGAAGCTCTCGCGCCGGTGCATCGTCACGAGCACGAGCCGGCGTGTCCCCGTTTCCGGCGTAGGACCGCGGCCTCCCAATCGATCGATGGTCCACTGCAACGCGTCGATGGCGGTGTTGCCGGTCACGAGCACCGCCTCGGGCGCGACGCCTTCGGCGAGCAGTTGCTGCCGCGCTCGCTCGGTCGGTGCGAAATGCAGATCGGCGATGCGGCCCAACAGACGGCGGTTCAGCTCCTCCGGAAACGGCGCATCCTTGGTCGTCGTGCGCAGCCCCGCTTCGACGTGGCCCACGCGCGCGCGATGGTAGAAGGCGACGAGCCCGGCGGCGAAGGCGGACGTCGTGTCGCCCTGCACCACCACCCAGGCCGGCTGCTCGACGGCCATGACGTCGTCGAGCGCGCCGCACAGCCTCGCCGTCAAGCCGGCCAGCGCCTGGTTGGGCCGCATCACGTCCAGATCGTGGTCGGGTGCGATGCCGAAGAGGTCGAGCAGCGGATCGAGGAGATCGCGATGCTGCGCCGTGACGCAGATGCGAGGCTCGCACCACTCCGCCGCGGCCAGCGCGCGGATCACCGGCGCCAGCTTGATCGCCTCTGGCCGCGTGCCGAACACGACGAGCACCTTCACTGCCGCGACCTCCGCACGCGTGCCGCCACGGCTACGCCGGCAGGATGCGCCGAAACAGCCCGGCGTCCGCGAAGCGGCAGCGCCAATCGTGCGCCTGCCGAAAGCGTATCGTCTCGGCCGCGTCCACCGGAGCGCGCAACGCGGCCGCAGCGGTCGCTTCGATCCCGTGATC
Coding sequences within:
- the wecB gene encoding UDP-N-acetylglucosamine 2-epimerase (non-hydrolyzing), with protein sequence MKVLVVFGTRPEAIKLAPVIRALAAAEWCEPRICVTAQHRDLLDPLLDLFGIAPDHDLDVMRPNQALAGLTARLCGALDDVMAVEQPAWVVVQGDTTSAFAAGLVAFYHRARVGHVEAGLRTTTKDAPFPEELNRRLLGRIADLHFAPTERARQQLLAEGVAPEAVLVTGNTAIDALQWTIDRLGGRGPTPETGTRRLVLVTMHRRESFGRPLADVCGALRWLADRYRDRVEFLFPVHPNPNVLGEVTRALSGCSNVRLVKPLPYPDLVDALRRAHFVLTDSGGIQEEAPSLGKPVLVLRDATERPEGVAAGVAAIVGTDRDRIVDASVRLLDDDDAYRAMARAVTVYGDGHAAERIVSALERAATSEAHRREP